The Maylandia zebra isolate NMK-2024a linkage group LG7, Mzebra_GT3a, whole genome shotgun sequence genome contains a region encoding:
- the LOC101467298 gene encoding G1/S-specific cyclin-D1, with protein sequence MEPQLWCCEGDGPPIPRAYRDSNLLTDRVLHALLRVEDMYLPAPNYFKCVQREISPYMRRIVAAWMLEVCEEQKCEEEVFPLAMNYMDRILSVEPTKKNHLQLLGATCMFLASKLKETIPLTAEKLCIYTDNSVTPSQLLQMELLVLNKLKWDLASPTPLDFIDHFLSQLPVNKENKSILRKHAQTFVALCATDVKFIASPPSMVAAGSMVAAVEGLQMRMVGNTMMSQKLTEQLAQTIKSDPDCLRACQEQIESLLETSLRQAQQQHSFAMETKKMGEDHSATPTDVRDINI encoded by the exons ATGGAGCCTCAGCTGTGGTGCTGCGAGGGGGATGGGCCTCCTATACCGAGAGCCTACCGAGACTCCAACCTGTTGACTGACCGGGTCCTGCACGCTCTGCTGCGGGTAGAAGACATGTACCTCCCCGCTCCTAACTACTTTAAATGTGTCCAGAGAGAGATATCTCCGTACATGAGGAGGATAGTCGCTGCTTGGATGTTAGAG GTGTGCGAGGAGCAGAAATGTGAGGAGGAGGTTTTCCCCTTAGCTATGAACTACATGGATCGCATCTTGTCAGTGGAACCCACGAAGAAGAACCATCTGCAGCTGTTGGGAGCTACCTGCATGTTCCTGGCATCTAAACTAAAGGAGACAATCCCACTGACTGCGGAGAAACTCTGCATCTACACTGATAATTCAGTCACACCTTCTCAGTTGCTG CAGATGGAGCTGCTGGTTTTGAATAAGCTGAAGTGGGACCTGGCTTCACCCACCCCTCTTGATTTCATCGACCACTTCCTGTCTCAGCTGCCTGTCAACAAAGAGAACAAGTCGATACTGAGGAAGCACGCTCAGACCTTTGTTGCACTGTGTGCCACAG ATGTCAAATTCATAGCCAGCCCCCCATCCATGGTGGCAGCAGGCAGCATGGTGGCAGCGGTAGAGGGCTTACAGATGAGAATGGTGGGTAACACCATGATGTCTCAAAAACTGACAGAACAGCTGGCTCAGACCATCAAAAGTGACCCG GATTGTTTGAGAGCATGTCAGGAACAGATCGAGTCTTTGCTGGAAACCAGCCTCAGACAGGCGCAGCAGCAGCACTCATTTGCCATGGAAACTAAGAAAATGGGAGAGGACCACTCAGCGACGCCCACAGATGTACGAGACATTAACATCTGA